From the Moorena sp. SIOASIH genome, the window CATAGCTAGAAAATTGAATAATTCTTTTGTCCTAATTTAGGATAGTCTAATCTAGGGGAGTAAACTTCATGAAAAATCAAATTATTGATCAAGTTTTGTACAACCACAAACTTGATATTGATCACCTGTTACAAGATTTGCAGAAATTTGCTAGTCAAATCAATAAACCGGAATTACAGTCAAAAATAAGGACGATACAAAAAAATAGTAATGAACCGTTTTTATTAGTTATTGTTGGAGAAGTAAAAGCCGGAAAAAGTAGCTTTATTAATGCCCTACTTCAAGAAAATATTTGTAAAACTGATGTTGAGCCATGTACGGATGTTATTCAACAAATTGTTTATTCAGAGCAGCAGTTTGAAAAAGAGATTAGCCCAACGTTACGAAAAATTGGTTTACCGATTGACATATTGAAAACTATATCAATTGTCGATACTCCCGGAACGAATACGATTCTGGACAACCACCAAGAGATTACTGAAAACTATATTCCTAACAGTGATTTAGTGTTTTTTGTATTCTTCGCTAAGAATCCCTATCATAAAACAGCTTGGGAACTTCTGGATTATGTTAGTGAGCAATGGGGTAAAAAAGTAGTCTTCATACTTCAACAGTCTGATTTAACTAAACCAGAAGAATTAAGCCGAAATACTCAGAGAGTTAAAGACTATGCTAGTCAACGACATATTGAGTCTCCTATAGTTTTTGCGACATCAGCGGAATTAGAAAACAATGGAAATGAAGAGGGGAGTGGGTTTAGGGACGTGAGACGATTTATTAATGATATGGTTACCGGTGGGGAGACTTACAAAATTAAACTGAAATCAATTAGCGATCGCACTCAAAACGTGATTGATGAATTAGACCATGAATTAAAATCTATCCAACGGCAACTAGAGCTGGATAAATCATCAGTAGAACGAATCAAAACTAAATTAGCTGTTGGTGAAAAAAAGTCTCAAGATGAGATTACTAAACTGGTGGATAAGTTAGCCGCTAACTATGATCTAGTTGCTGAGCAAATAAAATCCGATTTTAGCGCTGGTTTCACCTTTCCTAAACTAATCAATAAGTCCGTTGTTGGTACCGTTAATAAAAATGCCTCGATCCAAGCCTGGATCGATCAGATCAAGGCCAAGTATGAACCAGAGCTACAGGTCTCGTTAGAGGAAACTTTAAAAGAGGAGACACACCATTTTTTAGGGGATATTAAAAACCTAATTGATTCCTTAATAAAAGATTTAAATACTATCCAGAATTATTCCAGTAATAGCAATATATCTATCCGAGTTATGGAGCGCCGTCATGAGGTGTTTGAAGACGTTAAGCAAAAAGCATCTAAGCTCCTTGAAGATGCTGAGTTTATCAATACCTTAAAATCTAACGCTAGTGGAGTAGCTACCAATATATTAGGTGGAGCGGCGGTGACAGTAATTGCTGGCCTATTTATGGCGATAACCGAAATAGTAATATTGGATCTTATCGGTGCTGCGTTTGCCGGAGTTGGGATTTTATTTTCCGGGGGAGCGCTTTATCTTAAAAGAAAAATGATAATTAGCAAGATTAGCCAAAAATTAGACAGTGATAAAAATAAGTTGATCTCAGATATTCATCAGCAACTGAACTTAAAGTCTAGTCTGATCTATGAAGAAATAAAAAGAGTATTTGGAGATTTAGATGATTATGTTGAACAGGAAGAAGAAGGAATAGAACCTATCCTTAAGGACTATAGAACAATCCAGAGCAAGGCTAAGGATTTATTATTGATTGGTTAATGGTTATTGGTTATTGGTCTTAACTATTGGGTTAAGGCCGATTAATCTGTTCATCATTGCTGGCAGAATCATGCTTGTTGAAGCCATCATCTAGATATCTAATGCCCTTACTAGCTTCAACTGGTAGCTGTACTGGTAGCTTTACTGATCTCTCAATCAGTCCCAAATCTGCTAAACACCACCGGGGAGCACTGTGGCTGTGGGCGTTCTAGCAGCTTTGGGTATAGAACTGCTATCAAATGTGATATTATAACCTTGACAGTAGTTTTTGTTTACTGTAAACCTAACTTGGTCAACTTAGACCAGACGTAGCTATATAATAAATTATTTTTGACTCTCATTGAGGAGTCCCAGGAGGGATATGAGCAGCACAGATAGCAATAAAGACAAGGAACTCCAATTCACTGCTAAAGCAACTGGATCCTCAGGATACATCGATAGGAAACAGCTGAGCATAAAGCCATTACCCCAAAATCGTCCTATTGCTACAAATGTTAGTGAAGGGACAGATGAACTGATGGGCTATCTTGACTAAGGAATTAGTTACTAAGGGATTACTTGTCAGGTAAACGAGTGCTTCCGGGTGTGGTTAAGTCGGTCTTGTCTACAGTGTCATCTTTAACACTTCACCCGGAGTAAGCGTGTGCCTAGCCATACTAACGTTCTAAAACCCCTCAGCATAACGCTTCAACTCCCATGCCATTCGTTTAATACCCCGTAACTCATCCTCTCGGATAAACGGTAGAAACACCCGAGACAATATACCTGAATAAGAGTGTTTGTGGACGTATTTAGTACGACCCACTCCTATTTCTTGCAAATCAAATACACATTCACTACGAAAGCCAGGGATAGAAGACACCCAACTTAGACACACACCAGGCTGGACCTGAGTCACCAATGGCTCAAATTCTGTCTCTTCTTCATTGGGAAGCCGTCGCAGCGACAGAAAGACTTCTTTGCCCTGCTCAAACCGTAAACTTGAGTCACAATCAAATAGAAACGTGTTCCAGTACTTCCACTGCTGTTTATGGAACAAAATTTGCCAAACCTTCTGCCTTGGGACATTGATATCAATGTCAGTATAGAGACTTGTCATGTTAGTAAATAGCAGTTTTTACCGGCTTTAAGTACTGTTATTTTAGATTATGGTAAACGGTAAAGGATAGAAGGCTACACCACACAAAAGAATAATACGGATGCAGGTATGACTTAATCCATGCCCTAAATCCGCTGTGTAACATTATTAGTTATTAGTATCTTAACTTGTGCCTTGACTAGTGACATGTCTACTGGTTCTTTTGAAAAAAACAGTTTGGATTGGCAGTTGCAGCTGCTGCAACGACAATTCGGGGAGTGGTGGGAACTGACAATGTCTCAGGTGCCTCTTGACCAACCCCAAAGCTCACTGCCATCTTGGTTACTGTCTCCTATACTAGGTCAGGGGATTAGGATAACGTTTTGGTTACTTGTTGCTGTAATCCTAAGCTGGCTAGGGGTGCGGCTGTTGAGAGGATTACATCCTTATATTAGTTATTATTACCAGCAACTGACTCAAGCTGCAAACAGAGTGACAAAACGACCAGTTCCAGAATTATCAGTGGTCAATTGGTGGGAGCGATCGCAAAACTATCAGCAGCAGGGTAACTACACCGAAGCCTGTCGTTGCTTGTATATGGGGATGTTGCAGCAATTACACGATACTGGCATTGCCCCTCGCTATCCCAGTCGCACGGATGGAGAATATCTACAACTCATCCAGCAATTACCGCAACCTAAACCATACCAAATCTTACTGATCACCCACCAGCAGTTATGTTTTAGTAACGCCGAAGTCTCTAGTCAGGTTTTTGAACGGTGCAAGGAGGCTTATCAGCAGATAAAGGTTGTTCGCGTAGCGTGGCCGAAAGGCCAAGTATCAAGGATGAAGGATGAAATTTCCTAAGCGTCGGTTAGGGGTAATTAGTGCGATCGCAATCGTAGTACTAATGATCATTACCCTGGTAGCTGCTCCAGCTAATAATAAAATCAATAGCGGTTCTACTTACAGCCGCGCTCCCTATGGCTATGGCGCTTGGTACGCTTACATGGCAAAACGGGGAACTCCTGTACAGCGTTGGCAAAAACCCTTTGAGGATTTAGCGAATCAGACGGATGCTCAAGGCTCGGTTACCTTATTGCGTGTCACTAGTTGGTTGACAGTAGATGCTATTTATGGTAAAGAGCGAGAATGGATTAAACAGGGCAATACGATGGTGATTTTGGGAGTCAAGCAGCCGGTGACAGAGGCTGCTTTTAGTACTGTCCAAGAGGCTTCAACGGGAAAGGTTAAGGTTAACACCAGGCGGCGATACAAGGGTAATCAGGGGAAGAAAATTTTAAGCGATCGCTTTGGTGCTGTGGTTTGGGAAAAGCCTATTGGTGATGGTAGAGTTATCTTTGCCACTACATTCGATCTTGCTGCCAATGCCTATCAGGACTTTCCGGCTAACTATGAATTATTAGCGCAACTAGTTACTCCCTTGAAAGCAGAGGGGAATTTAACTAACCAAAATCCGGTTTGGGTCGATGAATACCTCCACGGTTACAAAGATGTAGATGTGATCAAGCGAGAGGTAGGTGAGACTCTATTCAGTTATTTAGCGAAAACCCCTCTATTGCCAGCCTTTATCCAAGGATTAATCATTCTTCTGGTTGCCATCTGGGCTCTGAATCGCCGCTTTGGACAACCATTGACCTTATCTGAACCAGTTGTGGATAACAGCGAAGCCTACATCCGAGCATTAGCAGGTGTTTTGCAAAAAGCAGGCAGCAGTGAGTTTGTGTTGGAAGTTGTGGGAAAAGACGAACAACTGCAACTGCAAAAAGCACTGGGATTAGGACAGACTCTGCTGGAGGAGCAAGCTCTAATTGATGCCTGGGTTGAGCAAACTGGACGTCCAGCTACAGAACTGAAACAATTGCTGGAAATTCAATCTAGTAAACGTCGTATTAGGGAGTCAGACTTACTAAAATGGCTGGGAAAATGGCAGAAAATTCGTCTTGATTGATGCGATGATCACAACTGCTGGATTTCGTAAACCACCGCCTATAAACCTAACTAATCCCAACCCCAATCAACCAGAGTTTGCCCATGCTATCCTGGTACCACGAAGACGGTCCCACAGGATAGCTAATCAAAGCAAATGACCAATGATCTCCCTGTCTTGAACCGCCTCAAGCAAACCCTTGGCAAAATAATTGTCGGTCAATCGACCCTAGTCGAACAGTTACTCGTAGCGTTGCTTAGTGGTGGACACGTGATTATTGAGGGGGTACCAGGAACCGGTAAAACCTTGCTTGTCAAAGTTCTAGCAAGGTTAATCCAAGCCGAATTTCGGCGGATTCAGTTAACCCCAGATATTCTACCATCGGATATTTTAGGAACCAATATCTTTGACCTGAATACCCGCAACTTTACCCTCAAAAAAGGACCAGTCTTTACTGAGATTTTGCTAGCTGATGAAATTAACCGCACCCCACCCAAAACCCAAGCAGCGCTGCTAGAGGCAATGGAAGAGCAGCAAGTCACCTTGGACGGGGAAACATTGCCTCTATCTGAATTATTTTGGGTGATTGCTACCCAAAACTCTCTAGAATTTGAAGGTACCTATCCCCTACCAGAAGCTCAGTTAGACCGATTTTTATTCAAGCTGGTAGTGGATTACCCAGACCCGGCAGCAGAAAAGCAAATGTTGCTCAATACTCAGAAAGGATTTCGTGGACGCCGTTTGGATTTAGAACGTCTGAAACCTCTAGCAACTGTAGAACAAATTTT encodes:
- a CDS encoding dynamin family protein, translating into MKNQIIDQVLYNHKLDIDHLLQDLQKFASQINKPELQSKIRTIQKNSNEPFLLVIVGEVKAGKSSFINALLQENICKTDVEPCTDVIQQIVYSEQQFEKEISPTLRKIGLPIDILKTISIVDTPGTNTILDNHQEITENYIPNSDLVFFVFFAKNPYHKTAWELLDYVSEQWGKKVVFILQQSDLTKPEELSRNTQRVKDYASQRHIESPIVFATSAELENNGNEEGSGFRDVRRFINDMVTGGETYKIKLKSISDRTQNVIDELDHELKSIQRQLELDKSSVERIKTKLAVGEKKSQDEITKLVDKLAANYDLVAEQIKSDFSAGFTFPKLINKSVVGTVNKNASIQAWIDQIKAKYEPELQVSLEETLKEETHHFLGDIKNLIDSLIKDLNTIQNYSSNSNISIRVMERRHEVFEDVKQKASKLLEDAEFINTLKSNASGVATNILGGAAVTVIAGLFMAITEIVILDLIGAAFAGVGILFSGGALYLKRKMIISKISQKLDSDKNKLISDIHQQLNLKSSLIYEEIKRVFGDLDDYVEQEEEGIEPILKDYRTIQSKAKDLLLIG
- a CDS encoding SRPBCC domain-containing protein codes for the protein MTSLYTDIDINVPRQKVWQILFHKQQWKYWNTFLFDCDSSLRFEQGKEVFLSLRRLPNEEETEFEPLVTQVQPGVCLSWVSSIPGFRSECVFDLQEIGVGRTKYVHKHSYSGILSRVFLPFIREDELRGIKRMAWELKRYAEGF
- a CDS encoding DUF4129 domain-containing protein; translated protein: MSTGSFEKNSLDWQLQLLQRQFGEWWELTMSQVPLDQPQSSLPSWLLSPILGQGIRITFWLLVAVILSWLGVRLLRGLHPYISYYYQQLTQAANRVTKRPVPELSVVNWWERSQNYQQQGNYTEACRCLYMGMLQQLHDTGIAPRYPSRTDGEYLQLIQQLPQPKPYQILLITHQQLCFSNAEVSSQVFERCKEAYQQIKVVRVAWPKGQVSRMKDEIS
- a CDS encoding DUF4350 domain-containing protein; amino-acid sequence: MKFPKRRLGVISAIAIVVLMIITLVAAPANNKINSGSTYSRAPYGYGAWYAYMAKRGTPVQRWQKPFEDLANQTDAQGSVTLLRVTSWLTVDAIYGKEREWIKQGNTMVILGVKQPVTEAAFSTVQEASTGKVKVNTRRRYKGNQGKKILSDRFGAVVWEKPIGDGRVIFATTFDLAANAYQDFPANYELLAQLVTPLKAEGNLTNQNPVWVDEYLHGYKDVDVIKREVGETLFSYLAKTPLLPAFIQGLIILLVAIWALNRRFGQPLTLSEPVVDNSEAYIRALAGVLQKAGSSEFVLEVVGKDEQLQLQKALGLGQTLLEEQALIDAWVEQTGRPATELKQLLEIQSSKRRIRESDLLKWLGKWQKIRLD
- a CDS encoding MoxR family ATPase is translated as MTNDLPVLNRLKQTLGKIIVGQSTLVEQLLVALLSGGHVIIEGVPGTGKTLLVKVLARLIQAEFRRIQLTPDILPSDILGTNIFDLNTRNFTLKKGPVFTEILLADEINRTPPKTQAALLEAMEEQQVTLDGETLPLSELFWVIATQNSLEFEGTYPLPEAQLDRFLFKLVVDYPDPAAEKQMLLNTQKGFRGRRLDLERLKPLATVEQIFSARQEVKAVQVDEKVLDYLLALVQQTRQNPDLALGASPRAAVAWLQTSKAQAVLSGRDYVTPDDVKAIALPLLRHRLILKPEVQLDGLQIDSVIASLLKQVPVPR